Proteins encoded in a region of the Candidatus Methylomirabilota bacterium genome:
- a CDS encoding MaoC/PaaZ C-terminal domain-containing protein has protein sequence MAGVGSRLAAGVLFLRVVDAQSAVFFEDLKIGQEYTSPGRTVTETDVVLFAGLSGDYNVLHTDAEHMKASLFGERIAHGLLGLAIQQGLASRGEPTAAHGSLAALKWKFKGPIRLGDTIHARSRIAGLEDGALPGHGLVTVERQVINQHGEVVQEGETAHLLERRTP, from the coding sequence ATGGCCGGGGTCGGTTCCCGGCTCGCGGCGGGCGTGCTATTCTTGCGCGTCGTGGACGCCCAATCAGCCGTCTTCTTCGAGGATCTCAAGATCGGCCAGGAGTACACGTCTCCCGGACGTACCGTCACCGAGACCGACGTCGTGCTCTTCGCCGGGCTCTCCGGGGATTACAACGTCCTTCACACCGACGCCGAGCACATGAAGGCGTCGCTCTTCGGCGAGCGCATCGCCCACGGGCTCCTCGGGCTCGCCATACAGCAAGGCTTGGCCTCGCGCGGGGAGCCGACGGCCGCTCACGGCAGCCTCGCCGCTCTCAAGTGGAAATTCAAGGGACCCATCCGGCTCGGCGACACCATCCACGCCCGCTCGCGCATCGCCGGTCTCGAGGACGGTGCCCTGCCTGGACACGGACTGGTCACGGTGGAGCGCCAGGTGATCAACCAGCACGGCGAGGTAGT
- a CDS encoding TRAP transporter substrate-binding protein, giving the protein MENRRRFILKGATLVAAGAAAATANAPFVHAQQRFQWRMSTTWTPALDVLQGSAIRLGKTIDEMSGGRLKIQVFAGGELMPPFGCFDACSQGTIEAFMGAPYYWAGKEPGLQWFSAVPFSLNPQGMMTWYTYGDGLKLWEEAYAAFGLVPRPGPSTGVQMAGWFRKKINSIADYKGLKMRIPGLGGKIVAAAGGTVVLTPGGEIYTALERGVIDSTEWVGPHDDMKLGLHNAARYYYYPGWHEPGTTAEFGFNKKAYDALPADLKHIIDAACQSGQIAGLDEYEYKNTLALQKLKTEFKTKVEILPLSSATLKELKKLSDQVLKEESEKSPMAKKTYASVRKFEGQLNDWRLISEGAYHSQIASA; this is encoded by the coding sequence ATGGAGAATCGACGTCGATTCATCCTCAAGGGGGCGACGCTCGTCGCGGCCGGCGCCGCGGCGGCCACGGCCAACGCTCCTTTCGTCCACGCCCAGCAGCGCTTTCAGTGGCGCATGTCCACGACCTGGACCCCAGCTCTCGACGTGCTACAGGGCTCGGCCATTCGGCTCGGCAAGACGATAGATGAGATGAGCGGCGGCAGACTCAAGATCCAGGTCTTCGCGGGCGGCGAGCTCATGCCTCCGTTCGGCTGCTTCGACGCGTGCTCCCAGGGCACCATCGAGGCCTTCATGGGCGCGCCCTATTACTGGGCGGGCAAGGAGCCGGGACTGCAGTGGTTCTCGGCCGTGCCATTCAGCCTCAATCCGCAGGGCATGATGACCTGGTACACCTACGGTGACGGGCTCAAGCTCTGGGAGGAAGCCTACGCCGCCTTCGGGCTCGTCCCGCGGCCAGGCCCGTCGACGGGGGTGCAGATGGCCGGTTGGTTCCGGAAGAAGATCAACAGCATCGCCGACTACAAAGGCCTCAAGATGCGCATTCCCGGCCTCGGCGGCAAAATCGTGGCGGCGGCGGGCGGTACCGTCGTCCTCACGCCGGGGGGCGAGATCTACACCGCCCTCGAGCGCGGCGTCATCGACTCGACGGAGTGGGTGGGCCCGCACGACGACATGAAGCTCGGTCTGCACAACGCGGCCCGCTACTACTACTATCCCGGCTGGCACGAGCCGGGCACCACCGCCGAGTTCGGCTTCAACAAGAAGGCCTACGATGCCCTGCCCGCTGACCTCAAGCACATCATCGACGCCGCCTGTCAGAGCGGTCAGATTGCCGGCCTCGACGAGTACGAATACAAGAACACCCTCGCCCTCCAGAAGCTGAAGACCGAGTTCAAGACCAAGGTCGAGATCTTGCCGCTCTCGTCGGCGACTCTCAAGGAGCTCAAGAAGCTGTCCGATCAGGTGCTCAAGGAAGAGTCGGAAAAGAGTCCGATGGCGAAGAAGACTTACGCCTCTGTCAGGAAGTTCGAGGGGCAGCTCAATGACTGGCGCCTCATCTCGGAGGGGGCTTACCACTCCCAGATCGCCAGCGCGTAG
- a CDS encoding TRAP transporter large permease subunit produces MPGLDQTLAALMFAGMIAFLFFGFPVAFSLIFTGLSFGLTGMALGVLNTNFFDILPLRIWGTMTNFTLLAVPLFVFMGVALEKSGLAEELLETMTLLFGKLRGGIAISVVVVGAILAASTGIVGASVITMGLVSLPTMLRRGYQKELIAGTICASGTLGQIIPPSVILILLGDIMGVSVGDLYIGAVIPGFVLVALYIIYIAILGRVKPHLAPAIPAEELAAFRGDAFKRVSIALLPALVLIVGVLGSIFAGIASPTEAASVGAVGGLVLTIAKGRFSMPMLRSVMEATTRITSLAFIILVGANCFGLVFRGLNGDHLIQDFLKGLPFGPYGVLAVVMFVIFLLGFFIDFFEICFIHVPILTPVLVTHFGFDPVWLGVVIGVNLQTSFLTPPFGFALFYLRGVAPPEITTPHIYRGVVPFVCLQLIGLTLVIVYPSLATWLIRALR; encoded by the coding sequence ATGCCCGGCCTCGACCAGACGCTCGCCGCCCTCATGTTCGCGGGGATGATCGCCTTCCTGTTTTTCGGATTTCCCGTCGCCTTCAGCCTGATCTTCACGGGGCTCTCGTTCGGCCTGACCGGTATGGCGCTGGGCGTGCTGAACACCAATTTCTTCGACATCCTTCCCCTCCGCATCTGGGGCACCATGACGAACTTCACGCTCCTGGCCGTGCCCCTCTTCGTGTTCATGGGGGTGGCTCTCGAGAAATCAGGTTTGGCCGAGGAGCTGCTCGAGACCATGACCCTCCTCTTTGGCAAGCTTCGGGGCGGAATTGCCATCTCGGTGGTCGTCGTGGGTGCCATTCTCGCTGCTTCGACTGGCATCGTCGGGGCCAGCGTCATCACCATGGGTCTGGTCTCGTTGCCGACCATGCTGCGCCGCGGGTATCAGAAGGAGCTGATCGCCGGAACCATCTGCGCTTCGGGCACCCTCGGCCAGATCATCCCCCCGAGCGTCATCCTCATCCTCCTCGGCGATATCATGGGCGTGTCGGTCGGTGACCTCTATATCGGCGCGGTCATCCCGGGATTCGTGCTCGTCGCGCTCTACATCATCTACATCGCGATCCTCGGGCGGGTGAAGCCGCATCTCGCTCCGGCCATTCCGGCCGAGGAGCTGGCGGCCTTTCGCGGTGACGCGTTCAAGCGCGTCAGCATCGCGCTGTTGCCGGCCCTCGTCCTGATCGTGGGCGTGCTGGGCTCCATCTTCGCCGGCATCGCCTCGCCGACCGAGGCAGCCTCTGTTGGCGCGGTGGGCGGCCTGGTGCTGACCATCGCCAAGGGCCGCTTCTCCATGCCCATGCTGCGCTCGGTCATGGAGGCCACGACCCGGATCACGAGCCTGGCCTTCATCATTCTGGTTGGCGCCAATTGCTTCGGTCTGGTGTTTCGCGGATTGAACGGCGATCACCTCATCCAGGACTTCCTCAAGGGCCTCCCCTTCGGCCCCTACGGCGTCCTCGCCGTGGTCATGTTCGTGATCTTCCTGCTCGGCTTCTTCATCGACTTCTTCGAGATCTGCTTCATCCACGTCCCCATCTTGACCCCGGTGCTCGTGACCCACTTCGGCTTCGACCCCGTCTGGCTCGGGGTGGTCATCGGCGTCAACCTGCAGACCTCGTTCCTCACGCCGCCCTTCGGATTCGCGCTCTTCTATCTGAGAGGCGTGGCGCCGCCCGAGATCACCACGCCTCACATCTACCGGGGCGTGGTGCCTTTCGTCTGTCTCCAGCTGATCGGGTTGACTCTCGTCATCGTGTACCCCTCGCTGGCCACCTGGCTGATCCGGGCCCTCCGCTAG
- a CDS encoding TRAP transporter small permease subunit, translated as MAQILRNIARKIDALDDRFGRFVSWIMLFMVLVVFTDVVLRYALRTSTVWLQELEWHLFGIVYMLAAGYTMLYDEHVRVDIVYSKWSTRKRAWSDFILYLVFFYPSAIMIVWTSIPFIRDSYRVFEGSPDPGGIPLRFLLKSVIIVGFVILMIQAFSQTVKNFFWAMGWEEPEVRVKEIH; from the coding sequence GTGGCGCAGATCCTGAGGAATATCGCTCGCAAGATCGACGCTCTCGATGATCGCTTCGGCCGCTTCGTCTCCTGGATCATGCTCTTCATGGTGCTCGTCGTTTTCACGGATGTCGTTCTGCGCTATGCCTTGCGTACGAGCACGGTCTGGCTGCAGGAGCTCGAGTGGCACCTCTTTGGCATCGTGTACATGCTGGCCGCGGGGTACACCATGCTCTATGACGAGCACGTGCGCGTGGACATCGTGTACTCGAAGTGGTCGACGCGGAAGCGGGCCTGGTCGGACTTCATCCTCTATCTCGTCTTCTTCTATCCCTCGGCCATCATGATCGTGTGGACGAGCATTCCCTTCATCAGGGACTCCTACCGCGTCTTCGAAGGCTCGCCCGACCCTGGCGGCATCCCGCTCCGCTTCCTGCTCAAATCGGTGATCATCGTAGGCTTCGTCATCCTCATGATCCAGGCCTTTTCCCAGACGGTGAAGAACTTCTTCTGGGCCATGGGGTGGGAAGAGCCCGAGGTCAGGGTCAAGGAGATCCACTGA